The Candidatus Nitrosotenuis cloacae genome contains a region encoding:
- a CDS encoding tetratricopeptide repeat protein, translated as MNNSEKILHQAYDLCEDGNFADAVKLYTKVLRAQPDNVDALIDKGVALQNLGRLKQSLACYQRALEVDQKNITALLNCGSILHSLGRFSEAIACYDRALAIDKRCAMALAYKGLSLGEQGRTKDALKNFKKALSIDKNYDLAMLSRDLAQRLLKEKESIRK; from the coding sequence TTGAACAACTCTGAAAAGATCCTCCACCAGGCATACGACCTGTGCGAGGACGGCAACTTTGCAGATGCCGTAAAGCTCTACACCAAGGTGCTGCGGGCGCAGCCTGACAACGTAGATGCGCTAATTGACAAGGGCGTGGCGCTGCAGAATCTGGGCAGGCTCAAGCAGTCGCTTGCATGCTACCAAAGGGCACTTGAGGTGGACCAAAAAAACATCACGGCGCTGCTGAACTGTGGCTCTATACTGCACAGCCTCGGACGCTTCTCGGAGGCAATTGCATGCTATGACCGGGCGCTGGCGATTGACAAAAGATGTGCAATGGCGCTTGCGTACAAGGGGCTGTCTCTTGGGGAGCAGGGCAGGACAAAGGACGCACTAAAAAACTTCAAAAAGGCTTTGAGCATCGACAAAAACTACGATCTTGCAATGCTCAGCAGGGATCTGGCACAAAGACTGCTAAAGGAAAAAGAGTCTATTCGGAAATAA
- a CDS encoding tetratricopeptide repeat protein: MPDIKTANELFLAKKFQEACAIYDAILDENPNDLSALNNKGYALSKLKDYAGALACYDLALSISPNDKTLLTNKISALRKTKQYKDALQYCDQILDSHPDDNITLYHKERILFSTGRYSESVRCCNAILESYSENEEVLFDKACALAKAGDDDEAIRILAKCASLSQSLKNKIRVHSAFSGISSSPRFQEIISE, encoded by the coding sequence ATGCCAGACATCAAGACGGCAAACGAGTTATTTCTGGCAAAAAAATTCCAAGAGGCGTGCGCCATATACGACGCAATACTGGACGAAAATCCAAATGATTTGTCTGCGCTCAACAACAAGGGATACGCGCTATCCAAGCTAAAAGACTATGCAGGCGCCCTTGCATGCTATGATCTAGCACTCTCCATTTCACCAAACGACAAGACCCTCCTTACAAACAAGATATCAGCACTAAGAAAGACAAAGCAATACAAAGATGCCCTGCAGTACTGCGACCAGATACTTGACTCCCACCCAGATGACAACATCACACTGTACCACAAGGAGCGCATCCTGTTTTCCACCGGCAGGTACTCCGAATCGGTACGATGCTGCAATGCAATATTGGAGTCGTACTCGGAAAACGAGGAGGTTCTATTTGACAAGGCGTGCGCTCTTGCAAAGGCAGGAGATGACGACGAGGCAATCAGGATTCTTGCAAAGTGCGCAAGCCTCAGCCAGTCCCTGAAAAACAAGATCAGAGTCCACAGCGCCTTTTCAGGCATCTCCTCAAGCCCCAGGTTCCAGGAGATTATTTCCGAATAG
- a CDS encoding MTH1187 family thiamine-binding protein yields MIHAEISIYPIGTDSTSMSFYVARAVESIKDIQSVRHTLTPMGTVLESDDINAIFDASKAAIETVHRLGVKRVEVVLKVDSRNDKVQTVQDKLDAVAKHLS; encoded by the coding sequence ATGATTCACGCAGAGATTAGTATCTACCCCATCGGCACCGATTCTACCAGCATGAGCTTTTACGTCGCGCGCGCAGTCGAGTCAATCAAGGATATCCAGTCAGTAAGACACACCCTGACCCCCATGGGAACGGTCCTAGAGTCAGACGACATTAACGCAATATTTGATGCATCAAAGGCCGCAATAGAGACGGTTCACAGACTCGGAGTAAAGCGAGTCGAAGTCGTCCTAAAGGTAGATTCCAGAAACGACAAGGTGCAGACCGTCCAAGACAAGCTGGACGCAGTGGCCAAGCACCTCAGTTAG
- a CDS encoding radical SAM protein, with translation MLRDLIHESKAIERALSGEELSFSDGMELMGSDNFLVGATADLVRKKTVGDRITFAASYYMNYTNLCAASCQMCAFYRKGDEDDAYTLSPEQIEQRVAIAKQMGATEVHIVGGFHPKLQLDYYENMMRVIKKHHPDLSIKAFTAAEIFYLSKLTKTSVKEILSRLKDAGLDSMPGGGAELFHPDVRAQIVRGKCSGQEWLDTIEQAHNLGIKSNVTMLYGHIEKPEHIIDHLIKVRELQKKTGGFITFIPLKFSLDNTELEQKHQVNHECSSIYDLKIIATSRLMLAGVLNNISVYWVAFGKKLAQVALSNGGSDLVGTAFSEEIYRAAGKPTNSSVLELATMVKEIGRRPVQRDTFFNEIRTF, from the coding sequence TTGCTACGTGATCTGATTCATGAGTCAAAGGCAATAGAAAGGGCGCTGTCAGGCGAGGAGCTGTCGTTTTCTGACGGCATGGAACTGATGGGGTCTGACAACTTTCTAGTTGGCGCCACTGCGGATCTGGTGAGAAAAAAGACCGTTGGCGACAGGATAACTTTTGCTGCGTCATATTACATGAACTATACCAATTTGTGCGCCGCAAGCTGCCAGATGTGCGCGTTTTACAGAAAGGGCGACGAGGATGACGCGTACACGCTCAGCCCGGAGCAGATAGAGCAGAGGGTTGCAATTGCAAAGCAGATGGGTGCAACCGAGGTTCACATCGTCGGCGGGTTCCATCCGAAATTACAGTTGGACTATTACGAAAACATGATGCGTGTGATAAAAAAGCATCACCCTGACCTCTCAATCAAGGCGTTTACTGCAGCAGAGATATTCTACCTCTCAAAGCTGACCAAGACGTCAGTCAAGGAGATTCTCTCAAGACTCAAGGATGCGGGACTTGACTCGATGCCAGGTGGCGGTGCAGAGCTGTTCCATCCTGACGTGCGGGCGCAGATAGTGCGCGGCAAGTGCTCAGGCCAGGAGTGGCTTGATACGATAGAGCAGGCGCACAATCTTGGAATCAAAAGCAACGTGACGATGCTGTACGGCCACATCGAAAAGCCGGAGCACATCATTGATCATCTCATAAAGGTGCGCGAGCTGCAAAAAAAGACCGGCGGATTCATCACATTCATCCCGCTAAAGTTCAGTCTGGACAACACGGAGCTTGAGCAAAAGCACCAGGTCAACCACGAGTGCTCGTCGATTTATGACCTGAAGATAATTGCGACATCGCGCCTGATGCTTGCTGGCGTGTTGAACAACATATCTGTATACTGGGTGGCGTTTGGCAAAAAGCTGGCGCAGGTTGCACTCTCAAACGGCGGAAGCGACCTTGTCGGTACTGCCTTTTCAGAGGAGATATACCGGGCAGCCGGAAAGCCGACCAACTCGTCCGTGCTTGAGCTTGCTACGATGGTAAAGGAGATTGGAAGAAGGCCCGTCCAGCGTGATACGTTTTTCAACGAAATTCGGACGTTCTAA